A single window of Xiphophorus hellerii strain 12219 chromosome 12, Xiphophorus_hellerii-4.1, whole genome shotgun sequence DNA harbors:
- the LOC116729267 gene encoding heat shock protein beta-1: MSCGEYDRVGPLYPLRKWVSSQDVGLPPFLETGDSRWIKKGLAAWSWPGCLPAPLFVPYISEPMPHSGQKVSKWRVSMDVSHFFPSEISVSVRDGFLEVGGKHEERPDEQGFISRCFTRKYRLPAQVNVTKLESSLSVDGFLTVEAPLPEASAPADIVIPIKVEAEGNGEPEIKQEDQQEESQLEACSDQVQPSSTTAGLEQGDKGTREKPAGQSHSSLPEEDKCLESIQKSSEHHKVPESQESMGTSNLLEHKEPVVDEEIQVKAEGAEELAPPEEQELGSAPLSDVQSQELEAANIEQQHTD, translated from the exons ATGTCCTGTGGGGAGTATGACAGGGTTGGCCCTCTATACCCGCTGAGAAAATGGGTTTCCAGTCAGGATGTTGGCCTGCCGCCTTTCCTGGAGACTGGGGATTCTCGTTGGATCAAGAAGGGCTTGGCAGCCTGGTCCTGGCCGGGTTGCTTACCAGCGCCTCTGTTTGTGCCCTACATCTCCGAGCCGATGCCTCATTCCGGTCAGAAGGTTAGCAAGTGGAGGGTCAGTATGGATGTGTCTCACTTTTTCCCCTCGGAGATCTCTGTCAGTGTCAGGGATGGATTCCTGGAAGTTGGAG GGAAACACGAGGAGAGGCCTGACGAGCAAGGATTTATCTCCAGATGTTTTACAAGAAAATACAG GCTTCCAGCTCAAGTGAACGTTACCAAACTTGAGTCCTCACTCTCCGTTGATGGTTTCCTGACTGTAGAAGCTCCACTTCCTGAAGCCTCAGCTCCTGCTGACATCGTCATCCCAATAAAG GTGGAGGCTGAGGGCAATGGAgaaccagaaataaaacaagaagatcAGCAGGAAGAGTCTCAATTAGAGGCCTGCAGTGATCAGGTCCAGCCCAGCAGCACCACAGCCGGCCTGGAGCAGGGAGACAAGGGAACCAGAGAAAAGCCAGCTGGACAGTCCCATTCTTCACTGCCTGAGGAAGATAAATGCTTAGAGAGCATCCAAAAGTCTTCTGAGCACCACAAAGTCCCAGAAAGCCAAGAAAGCATGGGTACATCCAACCTACTGGAACACAAAGAGCCAGTCGTGGATGAAGAGATCCAGGTGAAGGCAGAGGGAGCCGAGGAGCTTGCTCCGCCTGAGGAGCAGGAGCTGGGATCAGCTCCACTGAGTGACGTCCAAAGCCAGGAGCTGGAGGCTGCTAACATAGAGCAACAGCACACCGACTAA